The window CGACTATATGGGCACAGATGAAAGATTTAGCAAACTCTTTAACCAAAACGGATTAACCATTGCGGTGGTGAAGAAGGCTCTTGAAGTCTATGAAGGCTTCAAAGGTGTGAATGTTTTGGTTGATGTGGGCGGAGGAGTTGGTAACACTCTTGGTGTTGTTACTTCAAAGTATCCTAATATTAAGGGTATCAATTTTGATATAACTTGTGCCTTGGCACAAGCACCTTATATCCCTGGAGTGGAACATGTTTCCGGAGATATGTTTGTAGATGTTCCAACCGGTGATGCCATG is drawn from Camelina sativa cultivar DH55 unplaced genomic scaffold, Cs unpScaffold05713, whole genome shotgun sequence and contains these coding sequences:
- the LOC104774806 gene encoding indole glucosinolate O-methyltransferase 2-like, translated to MGTDERFSKLFNQNGLTIAVVKKALEVYEGFKGVNVLVDVGGGVGNTLGVVTSKYPNIKGINFDITCALAQAPYIPGVEHVSGDMFVDVPTGDAMILKHILHDWTDEDCIKILKNCWKSLPENGKVVVIELVTPDDAENGDIN